A window of the Aspergillus flavus chromosome 6, complete sequence genome harbors these coding sequences:
- the lepH gene encoding cytochrome P450 monooxygenase (cytochrome P450, putative) → MFTLTEYFIAACVWLVLYKVGNLLWNRHHYFKQQKARGCGEIKHYRHRDPILGLDFVYTLSKAFKEHRWLPWQQELFAAQGVKTFQANFLGSRAIYTSESENMKAMSTTYWREFGLEPLRRGSGAADPVAGPGVSTVDGPMWDFSRNIIKPYFTRDGYSNLARLEVFVNRLLDLVPTDGSTFDMQPLLQRWFLDTSSEFLFGKTVDSLTHPENVKVAKAMVDTMRGIRVRLTMSKLMFLHRDPVWMENVKIVRDFVDERIDASLTQLQDVKSGKGTSCTENQPDGRTDLLWDMVQQLQDKEALRGQIMAVFIPSNDTTSILISNAIYALARHPHVYQTLREEVLALGDQEITFEKLRGLRYLRYVINETHRLYPNGIQMVRIALEDTTLPVGGGPDQSQPIFIQKGDIVHANRYLMHRDPDNWGPDAEVFRPERWGDVRPLWKFVPFGGGPRICPAHVLVDTEASYVLLRFVQRFRTLEPRDERPYKAIMRIGPSNLHGVNVAVKTA, encoded by the exons ATGTTTACCCTAACAGAGTACTTCATCGCTGCCTGTGTCTGGCTCGTCCTCTACAAGGTTGGCAATTTACTGTGGAATCGACATCACTATTTCAAGCAGCAGAAGGCCCGCGGCTGCGGGGAGATCAAGCATTATCGCCATCGAGACCCGATCCTTGGACTAGACTTCGTCTACACGCTTTCCAAGGCCTTCAAGGAACACCGCTGGCTCCCATGGCAACAGGAGCTCTTCGCGGCCCAGGGCGTCAAGACCTTCCAGGCCAACTTTCTCGGGTCGCGAGCCATCTACACATCCGAGTCCGAGAACATGAAGGCCATGTCGACCACATACTGGCGCGAGTTTGGCCTGGAACCGCTTCGTCGGGGAAGCGGAGCCGCCGACCCTGTTGCTGGGCCCGGAGTCAGTACAGTTGACGGACCGATGTGGGATTTCAGTCGCAATATCATCAAGCCCTATTTCACACGCGACGGATACTCAAACCTCGCCCGTCTGGAGGTGTTTGTGAATCGTCTGCTGGACCTGGTGCCGACCGATGGTTCGACCTTTGACATGCAGCCGTTGCTGCAACGATGG TTCCTTGATACCTCGAGCGAGTTCCTATTTGGCAAGACCGTCGACTCCCTCACCCATCCCGAGAATGTGAAGGTGGCCAAGGCCATGGTCGACACAATGCGAGGCATCCGCGTGCGTCTGACCATGTCAAAGCTGATGTTCCTCCACCGTGACCCAGTGTGGATGGAAAATGTGAAGATCGTCCGAGATTTCGTGGACGAGCGCATCGATGCCAGTCTGACGCAGCTGCAGGACGTTAAGAGCGGCAAGGGCACCTCATGCACGGAGAATCAGCCTGACGGTCGTACCGACCTGCTATGGGACATGGTACAGCAGCTGCAAGATAAGGAAGCTTTGCGGGGCCAAATTATGGCCGTCTTCATCCCCTCCAACGACACGACATCGATTCTCATCAGCAACGCTATTTACGCCCTGGCAAGACATCCCCATGTGTATCAAACACTGCGGGAGGAGGTGCTCGCCCTGGGAGACCAGGAGATTACGTTTGAGAAACTGCGTGGACTGCGCTACCTGCGATATGTCATCAACGAGA CCCATCGTTTGTACCCGAACGGCATCCAGATGGTACGGATTGCTCTGGAAGACACTACGCTGCCGGTCGGAGGAGGCCCAGATCAAAGCCAAcccatcttcatccaaaaAGGAGACATCGTCCATGCCAACCGGTACCTCATGCACCGGGACCCAGACAACTGGGGCCCTGATGCCGAGGTCTTCCGCCCGGAGCGTTGGGGAGATGTCCGGCCTCTGTGGAAGTTCGTCCCCTTTGGAGGAGGCCCGCGCATCTGCCCTGCGCATGTGCTCGTCGATACGGAGGCATCATACGTGCTCCTGCGCTTTGTGCAGCGGTTTCGCACTCTGGAGCCCCGAGATGAGCGGCCATACAAGGCCATCATGCGGATTGGGCCGAGCAATTTGCATGGGGTGAATGTAGCTGTAAAGACTGCGTAA
- the lepI gene encoding putative O-methyltransferase, whose amino-acid sequence METVAAIKTLIQQLAQSTDQFGRAEINDALRELQYSLETPFDTVMRMSLDTCQVAVARIGSDLGLFKHLSQCASPQSAEELADHLGCGRELMSRLLRYMASVRMVQQTDDIKYISSNITQTLAVPGLEAGMRHAFENLWPVLMALPDFLAERKYPDIVDAKDTAFQKAFNTDQDCFHWLATQPTRIANFKVLLTDERTPNFLSTFPLEKELGSWSAEPEKALFVDIGGGMGHACIRLREKYPNQPGRVILQDLPPVLQAAQATLPLSGIESMPHNFHTPQPVQGAKFYFLRLILRDFPDHQALEILQNIVPAMDAESRIVIDDGVPPEKGARWAETGTDICIMSALGSKERTQRQWEELAAKAGLQLQALYQYTWPVVNAAMVFSLQ is encoded by the exons ATGGAGACTGTCGCTGCCATAAAGACGCTCATCCAGCAGCTGGCCCAGTCCACAGACCAGTTTGGGCGTGCGGAAATCAATGACGCTCTCCGCGAGCTGCAATACTCGCTGGAGACGCCATTCGATACGGTGATGCGGATGTCGCTCGAT ACGTGTCAAGTCGCCGTGGCCCGCATTGGCTCGGACCTGGGTCTGTTTAAACATCTCAGCCAGTGTGCATCTCCTCAGAGCGCTGAGGAACTAGCCGATCATCTCGGTTGTGGGAGGGAACtgatgt CTCGGCTCCTCCGCTACATGGCCTCGGTGCGCATGGTACAACAAACAGACGACATCAAATACATATCGAGCAACATCACACAGACGTTGGCCGTCCCCGGGCTCGAAGCAGGAATGCGACATGC ATTCGAGAATCTCTGGCCAGTCCTGATGGCCCTCCCCGACTTCCTCGCCGAGCGCAAGTATCCCGACATCGTGGATGCCAAAGACACTGCGTTCCAAAAAGCCTTCAACACCGATCAGGACTGCTTCCACTGGCTAGCAACCCAGCCAACACGAATTGCGAACTTCAAGGTCCTGCTCACTGACGAGCGCACCCCAAACTTCCTGTCCACGTTCCCACTAGAAAAGGAGCTCGGATCATGGTCTGCAGAGCCCGAGAAGGCGCTCTTCGTCGACATCGGGGGGGGAATGGGACATGCATGCATCCGACTTCGCGAGAAGTATCCCAACCAACCAGGCCGAGTGATTCTCCAGGACCTGCCCCCAGTACTGCAAGCTGCGCAGGCGACGCTGCCCCTGTCAGGGATTGAATCGATGCCACACAATTTCCATACTCCACAACCCGTCCAAG GGGCCAAGTTCTACTTTCTCCGTCTCATTCTGCGCGACTTCCCTGACCACCAGGCACTCGAGATCCTCCAGAACATTGTTCCCGCCATGGATGCCGAGTCGCGCATTGTGATTGATGACGGGGTTCCCCCGGAGAAGGGGGCGCGGTGGGCAGAAACCGGAACGGACATCTGCATTATGAGTGCTCTGGGGTCGAAGGAGCGGACTCAGCGGCAGTGGGAGGAGCTAGCTGCAAAGGCTGGACTGCAGCTACAAGCTCTCTACCAGTACACCTGGCCAGTGGTGAATGCGGCCATGGTGTTTAGCCTGCAGTAG